The Atribacter laminatus genome contains the following window.
ACGATCACTAATGTTACATTCCCTAACATAATGAAAGGGATCATCGGTCCCATCGGAGCCGGTAAAATACCCCGAGAAAAAGCTACCCAAGGTGTAAACAAGCCAATAACCATCCCACTTGAAACTCCCACCATCATAGTTGCTAGCAGTAAAAAGGCATTGACTAATGGCCCAGTAATAAATTGCGGCAAGCCAAGCAATTGGATAACCAAGGTAAGAGCAAAAAGGACTGCTGTTCGACTCACCCATCGAATCATTGATTGAGAGGTACTTTTCATTTTTTTTATTTTCTCCTCTTGGTTTGAATTATTTTCATTTTCTCATTCAAGTGACGAATGTCATCCCGTAACTCCAAATATAATCGATACCAGGGAAGAAGACTCTCCCTTAATTCAGGACCCGGTTCATAGATTTTTGCCAAATGAAAGGTTTTCCGATAGGCATCTTCCGGATCATTATACAGTCCCACCGCCATTCCAGCTAGGATTGCTGCTCCTTTACAACTCCCTTCTTTGTCTTGGGGAACTAAAATTTTTTCATTTAATACTGCTGACTTGACCTTCATCCAAAAATCGTTCTGAGTACCTCCCCCGACATTGGTTACTCGTTCAACCTGAATATTTAAGTTTTGCGCCATAATATCCCATAAATCCTTATATTCAAAGCCTAAACTGATGATCAAGGATTTAGTGAGGTCGGCTTTTTCCATCTGCCCTTCCAAATTTATAAAAGCACCGCGTGCACCGTCATAATCAGCCCCCAGGAGATATGGGAAAAAAAGACTAACTTCTTTGGGAATCTCTTGGGACATCTTTTTAAGATACTGATAATTTTCGTTAACCAGTTTTAAAAACCATTCCAAAGAATATCCGCCGCTGTAAATCCCACTCATTCCATAATACCGTTCTGGTATAGCATGATGTCCCCAGCTAAAAGAACGCTTTAGCTGGGAAAGATTGATTTGAGGGATGCTATCTAAGGCCATAGTCAGATTTTCAGTAGTTCCGGTTGAAATAAGAACCTGACCCTGCTTAAATACCCCCACTGCGACTGCTGCACACAAGTGATCATGCCCGCCGGTAACTACTTGAAGGTTCTCTGGTAATCCGGTAAGGCGGGCGATATTTTTTTGGATTGTATCTAAAACTATTCCCGATGGAGTGAGCTTTGGCATTTTTTCAAGAGGTACTCCAATGTTATCGAGTAACTCTTGAGACCACTGTCTATTTTGTTGGTCAAAAAACATGGTTCGTGAAGCCAAAGAATAGTCAAAAGAAAGCACTCCAGAAAGAGCAGATAAAACATATCCTGACATCGAAGTCCAATAACAAACTGATTGAAAAATCTCTGGTTCAAATTTTTGATGCCATAAGAGTTTATATAATGAGTATTTTGATTGAGGCGACAAACCAGTTAATCGATAGATATTATCACTTTTGATGGTATCTTTCGTTTCTTGAAAAATGGTATCGGTTCGAGTATCAAACCAGGCCGGACTTTTGGTAATCGGTTGAAGGGATTTATCCAAACCAACCATCACTTCAGCAAAGCTTGATATGCTCAAGGCAACGACTTCTTTTTTTGCACCAGATGAAAAACTTTTTAAGTTTTCCAACAAAACGTTCAAAACTTCCTGAGGTTGGTAACATCCACCATATTCATCACTTATAAACGGGGTGGGAAATGCCCTTTCTTCAACAATATCTCCATTTTCTGTAAAAATAATGATCTTGGTGTTAGTCGTTCCAATATCAATTCCCAACAAACAGGCCATTTTCTCCTCCAGTTCTCCCAAAATTTCGAAAAAAGAACTTAAATTTTATGAATTCAATGCTGAAGAAAGAGCTTCTTCTATATCCTTTTGGTCCTTGGACATCAGATGAAGAATACAATGGGTGGGACATTTTTCCACACATAAACCACATAACGTACATTTTTCCTGATCGATCTGGATCACTCCATCCTGGAAATGAATGGCTTGAACTGGACAGGTTTTCACACATAGTTGACATTTTATGCACCCCTTACTGCAAACCCGCCGTACTTCCTTTCCACTAGCTGGAGAAGAACATGCTAATCGAACTTGTTCTCTCCCCGGAACTAAGACTAATACCTTGCGTGGACACTCCTCAACGCATTTTCCACAACCAGTACATTCTTCCCAATCAATTACTGGAAGACCGGTTTCAGGATTGATATGAATAGCGTCAAAGGGACAAATTTTCTCGCAGGTGCCCAATCCCAAGCAACCATTAACACAACCGATATGAGATACACCTAAAACCGCTGCTGCTCGACAATCATCAATTCCTTGGTAAGCACCTAACTCTTGAACTGTTCCTTTTCCGCCCTGACAGACCAACATTGCCTTTTTGGTTTCTAAATTTCCAGTGGTTTTTCCAGTAAGCTTAGCGATTTCAGTCCACACTTTCACGCCGCCAACCGGACAGGCATTCACTGGAGCGTCTTCGTTGACAATTTTTTCTGCTAACCCGGAACAACCAGGATATCCACAGGCACCACAATTGGCACCAGGCAAAATCTCCTCGATCTTTTTTATTAAAGGGTTGGTATGTACAGCAAATTTCTGGGCGAACCAAGCCAGCATATATCCGAAAGCTACCCCTAAAATTCCAATCAAAACCGTCGGCAAAAG
Protein-coding sequences here:
- a CDS encoding RnfABCDGE type electron transport complex subunit B, translated to MSILLPTVLIGILGVAFGYMLAWFAQKFAVHTNPLIKKIEEILPGANCGACGYPGCSGLAEKIVNEDAPVNACPVGGVKVWTEIAKLTGKTTGNLETKKAMLVCQGGKGTVQELGAYQGIDDCRAAAVLGVSHIGCVNGCLGLGTCEKICPFDAIHINPETGLPVIDWEECTGCGKCVEECPRKVLVLVPGREQVRLACSSPASGKEVRRVCSKGCIKCQLCVKTCPVQAIHFQDGVIQIDQEKCTLCGLCVEKCPTHCILHLMSKDQKDIEEALSSALNS
- a CDS encoding ECF transporter S component produces the protein MKSTSQSMIRWVSRTAVLFALTLVIQLLGLPQFITGPLVNAFLLLATMMVGVSSGMVIGLFTPWVAFSRGILPAPMGPMIPFIMLGNVTLVIVFFLITTRRENNIGFLGLGIVIGSIAKYLVLSQSVTFLVSVPPPVAKMMQFPQLITALVGGAIAIVIKQALVRTNFFKNHS
- a CDS encoding FGGY-family carbohydrate kinase, with amino-acid sequence MACLLGIDIGTTNTKIIIFTENGDIVEERAFPTPFISDEYGGCYQPQEVLNVLLENLKSFSSGAKKEVVALSISSFAEVMVGLDKSLQPITKSPAWFDTRTDTIFQETKDTIKSDNIYRLTGLSPQSKYSLYKLLWHQKFEPEIFQSVCYWTSMSGYVLSALSGVLSFDYSLASRTMFFDQQNRQWSQELLDNIGVPLEKMPKLTPSGIVLDTIQKNIARLTGLPENLQVVTGGHDHLCAAVAVGVFKQGQVLISTGTTENLTMALDSIPQINLSQLKRSFSWGHHAIPERYYGMSGIYSGGYSLEWFLKLVNENYQYLKKMSQEIPKEVSLFFPYLLGADYDGARGAFINLEGQMEKADLTKSLIISLGFEYKDLWDIMAQNLNIQVERVTNVGGGTQNDFWMKVKSAVLNEKILVPQDKEGSCKGAAILAGMAVGLYNDPEDAYRKTFHLAKIYEPGPELRESLLPWYRLYLELRDDIRHLNEKMKIIQTKRRK